GAACCTTGGCACCCTTGGTGACCATGTTTTCGATCTGAGCGAGCTGATTGGGAATGTCGTCATCGGCAAATTGCAGGTCCGGCGTGAAGCCGGCTTCTTTGAACAGCTTTTCCATGGTCTCGCCGTCCGAGATCCAGCGCGTCGAAGTCTTCGTCGGCATCGAGATACCGACTACGCCCTTCGTTTCTGCGAATGCCGACGACGCGAATACGGCAACGCCGATAGCGACAGACGCAATAAGACTGCTGATTTTCTTCATGGATTCCTCCCTTGGCTGATCGTCCGGCCCCAGCTCCTTCTGGCAACCGTCCATTGCTAGAACCGGCGCTCGCACAAGCGGCCCCCGATCTGTGGCGAGTCTTAACGGCTCGGATATATCGATCAAATGAATTATTTGACTTTCTTCATACCATAATTGATATGTCGACCATGTCCGATATCATCGCCAACCGACTGCTCCCCAAACACTTCAATCTCGTCCGGGCCATCGTCGACCTCGGACAGCTGAGCCTTGCCGCCAATTCGCTTGCGCTCACCCAGCCCGCCGCATCGCGCATGCTCTCGGAAATCGAGCATATCGTCGGCAGCCCGCTCTTCAGCCGCACGCCGAAGGGCATGGAGCCGACCGCGGTGGGCCGCGCGCTGGCGCTGAGAGCGCAGAACCTACTGATGGAGATCCGCGAGGCGGCCCGCGAGGTCGAGGCGATCAAGCGCGGCCTTTCCGGCACCGTGCGGATCGGCGCGGTGACGGGCGGCGCGGTCGGCTACGTCGTTCCGGCAATCGACGTGCTGAAGGCGGAAGCCGAGACGGCGGACATCCATGTCGATGTGGCACCGAGCGGCCCGCTGATCGCCGATCTCATGGCCGGCCATCTCGATTTCGTCCTCGGGCGCATTCCCGCCGGCATCGATGCCCGCCAGTTCTCCATACAGGCGTCGCTGTCAGAGGAGGTCGATCTCCTGGTGCACCAGCGCCATCCGCTGGCCAATGCCGAGCACCTGACCTTTGCCGACCTCGTGCACTTTCCCTGGGCGATGCAGGCCCCCGGTGCGCCGGTGCGTCAGGCCGTGGAGGAGGCATTTCTGG
The window above is part of the Rhizobium sp. ACO-34A genome. Proteins encoded here:
- a CDS encoding LysR family transcriptional regulator — its product is MSDIIANRLLPKHFNLVRAIVDLGQLSLAANSLALTQPAASRMLSEIEHIVGSPLFSRTPKGMEPTAVGRALALRAQNLLMEIREAAREVEAIKRGLSGTVRIGAVTGGAVGYVVPAIDVLKAEAETADIHVDVAPSGPLIADLMAGHLDFVLGRIPAGIDARQFSIQASLSEEVDLLVHQRHPLANAEHLTFADLVHFPWAMQAPGAPVRQAVEEAFLEQGAPIPFNIVNTTSLLVMIAMLASSNAIAPMSREVSDLLCRQTTGAGLCQLDIRAPISVAPYHLISMAGKRMSPVALRLRDLLLAEFESRHRIWI